One Bacillota bacterium genomic region harbors:
- the speB gene encoding agmatinase has protein sequence MKWGIDTWPGRTFIGAVNDEDAPNVLLGAPMDYSASFRPGSRFGPEAIRQVSYNLEEYSLQLARNLDDLRFFDAGDLHLPYGNVSRSLELIEQAVIKIIDNNRMPFVLGGDHLVSYPCLKACSRRWPGLTVVHIDAHADLRNEYMDEEYSHATVIGAALKELAIGRVFQFGVRSATQAEHRRAQEETEFYPFAFAEPLRRVIEEIQGPVYITLDIDVVDPGFAPGTGTPESGGITPTELFAGLQILASREIIGFDLVELAPAYDPSGITAALAAKIVREALLLYGKQP, from the coding sequence ATGAAATGGGGAATCGATACCTGGCCCGGCCGGACATTTATTGGCGCAGTCAATGATGAAGATGCGCCTAATGTGTTATTGGGCGCTCCGATGGATTATTCAGCCAGTTTTCGTCCCGGCTCCCGGTTTGGGCCCGAGGCGATCCGTCAAGTTTCTTATAATCTCGAGGAGTATAGCTTGCAGCTGGCAAGGAATTTGGATGATTTACGATTTTTTGATGCCGGTGATTTGCATTTGCCCTATGGCAATGTGTCCCGCTCATTGGAGCTTATTGAGCAGGCAGTCATTAAAATAATTGATAACAACCGGATGCCCTTTGTGCTGGGAGGGGATCATTTGGTTTCATACCCGTGTCTGAAGGCGTGCAGCAGGCGCTGGCCGGGACTTACAGTGGTGCATATAGATGCCCATGCTGACTTGCGTAACGAATATATGGACGAGGAGTATTCCCACGCTACAGTCATTGGGGCTGCCCTTAAAGAGTTAGCAATTGGGCGGGTGTTTCAGTTTGGGGTGCGTTCGGCTACCCAGGCGGAACATCGGCGGGCTCAGGAAGAAACAGAATTTTATCCCTTCGCTTTTGCTGAGCCATTGCGGAGAGTGATTGAAGAGATCCAGGGGCCAGTGTATATTACCTTGGACATCGATGTTGTTGATCCTGGGTTTGCGCCTGGCACCGGTACGCCCGAGAGTGGGGGCATTACGCCAACGGAATTGTTCGCAGGACTGCAAATTCTTGCCAGTCGGGAGATAATTGGTTTTGACCTTGTTGAGCTGGCGCCTGCCTATGATCCCTCTGGGATTACAGCTGCTCTCGCCGCAAAAATTGTGCGGGAGGCGCTGTTGTTGTATGGTAAGCAACCTTGA
- a CDS encoding PAS domain S-box protein translates to MIVNKLFEALLQVILQQSDEGIHLVDGEGITRCYNTSASRMDGLEAEAVLGRHVLDVFPSLSRDTSTLLKVLVSRRPIFDLQQTYTNMRGAEITTINTTLPVFGHRGELLGAVEIARDITQIQKLSEQVVDLRRRLYTIAEQSSAGPTGARYTFADIVGESSSLAQVLKRAAQAAHTNSPVLVVGETGSGKELLVQAIHNHGQRQTKPFVAQNCAALPEGLLEGILFGSVRGSFTGADNRAGLFELANRGTLFLDELHAMALPLQAKLLRVLERGELRRLGDNRTRQVDVRIIAALSSEPAELVQQGKLRPDLYYRLNVVRLELPPLRKRLEDMPLLIRYLLTRLNKKLGTKVLGVSPEVMRIFKSYAWPGNIRELANLLEGILHFRGTGQVQTSDLPEYLLRNQQRGLRKELARREAEMISEAMQASGHNISVAASLLAIPRQTLQRKLKRLGWHNTCNINGNNN, encoded by the coding sequence CTGATTGTGAATAAGCTTTTTGAAGCTTTATTACAGGTAATATTGCAGCAAAGTGATGAGGGCATTCATTTGGTTGACGGAGAGGGTATTACTCGCTGTTATAATACCAGTGCCTCCAGGATGGACGGTCTTGAAGCAGAAGCAGTTTTGGGACGGCATGTCCTGGATGTATTTCCCTCTTTGAGCCGGGATACCAGCACTTTGCTAAAAGTGCTGGTATCCCGGCGCCCAATATTTGACCTGCAGCAGACTTATACTAATATGCGCGGGGCAGAAATCACCACAATCAACACGACCCTGCCCGTTTTTGGGCACAGGGGTGAACTGTTGGGGGCTGTGGAAATAGCCCGAGATATTACTCAAATTCAAAAGCTGTCTGAGCAGGTTGTGGACTTGCGCCGTCGCCTGTATACCATTGCTGAACAGTCCTCTGCGGGGCCAACCGGCGCCAGGTACACTTTTGCCGATATAGTCGGAGAAAGTTCAAGTCTGGCCCAGGTATTAAAGCGGGCTGCCCAGGCAGCCCATACCAATTCCCCCGTGTTGGTTGTTGGTGAGACCGGTTCTGGTAAAGAGTTACTTGTGCAGGCAATTCATAACCACGGCCAGCGCCAAACCAAACCCTTTGTGGCCCAGAATTGTGCCGCCCTGCCCGAGGGGCTGCTGGAAGGGATTCTTTTTGGCAGCGTCCGAGGCAGTTTTACCGGCGCCGATAATCGGGCAGGTTTGTTCGAGCTTGCTAATAGAGGAACTTTGTTTTTGGATGAACTACATGCGATGGCGCTGCCCTTGCAGGCTAAACTGCTGCGTGTGTTGGAGCGGGGGGAATTGAGACGCCTTGGCGATAATCGCACCCGGCAGGTGGATGTGCGAATTATTGCCGCACTGTCTTCTGAACCGGCTGAGCTTGTGCAACAGGGGAAGCTGCGGCCTGACCTGTATTATCGGCTTAATGTGGTGCGTTTGGAGTTGCCGCCGCTGCGGAAGCGTCTTGAGGACATGCCGTTGCTAATCCGTTACTTGCTAACGAGATTGAACAAAAAATTGGGCACCAAGGTGCTTGGTGTCAGTCCGGAGGTAATGCGAATTTTCAAAAGCTATGCCTGGCCCGGAAATATTCGCGAATTGGCGAACCTGCTGGAGGGCATACTGCACTTTCGAGGCACAGGACAAGTGCAGACCAGCGATCTTCCCGAATACCTCTTGCGCAATCAGCAGCGTGGATTGCGCAAGGAGTTGGCCCGTCGCGAAGCAGAAATGATTAGCGAGGCCATGCAGGCCAGCGGACATAATATCTCAGTGGCGGCATCATTATTGGCAATCCCCAGGCAGACATTGCAACGAAAATTGAAGAGGTTGGGCTGGCATAATACTTGCAATATAAATGGTAACAACAATTAA
- a CDS encoding zinc-binding dehydrogenase, with product MSVVKTGCRYGTHRSLEPLGSLPQPAWKLDNTMDLYASELLINVETLNIDAASFRQISEQAQGDPQQIGKIIVDTVAQRGKQHNPVTGSGGMLIGTVAAIGPKNGNELAPGQRIATLVSLSLTPLHIDRIKAVRPETCQVDIDGQAILFASGIYAVLPEDMPERLALAVLDVAGAPAQTRRLVQPGQTVAVIGAGGKSGLLCMHEARKQAGSQGRVIGLELSESGLERVKSTGYADIVLQADATKAVETMNQVETATDGRMADVVINCVDIPGTEMSSILCCRETGTVYFFSMATSFTAAALGAEGVGKDIQMLIGNGYARGHAEIALNCLRENQALRDIFTAVYA from the coding sequence ATGTCTGTGGTCAAGACAGGTTGCCGTTATGGAACCCATCGTAGTCTAGAACCTCTGGGCAGCTTGCCCCAGCCTGCGTGGAAGCTGGACAACACAATGGATTTGTACGCATCTGAACTGCTAATCAACGTGGAAACCCTAAACATAGACGCCGCCAGTTTCCGGCAGATCAGTGAACAGGCCCAGGGAGACCCTCAGCAGATTGGCAAGATTATAGTAGACACAGTTGCCCAAAGGGGCAAACAACACAACCCGGTAACTGGGTCGGGGGGGATGTTGATAGGGACTGTCGCCGCAATTGGTCCCAAGAACGGGAACGAACTGGCGCCGGGCCAACGCATCGCTACCCTGGTCTCATTGTCGCTGACTCCGCTGCATATTGATAGAATTAAGGCGGTGCGCCCAGAGACCTGCCAGGTGGACATCGACGGGCAGGCAATTCTTTTTGCCAGTGGCATTTATGCGGTACTGCCCGAAGATATGCCGGAGCGACTGGCGCTGGCAGTGCTGGATGTGGCGGGAGCACCAGCCCAAACCAGGCGATTGGTTCAACCGGGGCAGACAGTGGCTGTCATCGGTGCTGGCGGCAAGTCGGGGTTGTTGTGTATGCACGAGGCCCGCAAGCAGGCCGGCAGCCAGGGGCGTGTAATTGGGCTGGAGCTCTCGGAATCCGGCCTTGAGCGGGTTAAAAGTACCGGTTACGCAGATATTGTGCTCCAGGCCGACGCTACTAAGGCAGTGGAAACGATGAACCAGGTTGAGACTGCCACCGATGGCCGCATGGCCGATGTGGTGATAAATTGCGTAGATATTCCCGGAACTGAGATGAGCTCGATTTTATGTTGTCGGGAAACGGGCACGGTATATTTCTTTAGCATGGCCACCAGTTTTACCGCCGCTGCCCTCGGGGCGGAAGGCGTTGGCAAGGATATACAGATGTTGATTGGTAACGGCTATGCCAGGGGACACGCGGAGATAGCCCTTAACTGTCTACGGGAGAACCAGGCGCTGCGGGATATTTTTACGGCGGTATATGCCTAA
- the ablA gene encoding lysine 2,3-aminomutase has protein sequence MRTYQEIPLYSGVSEEQWHDWHWQLQNRITDVETLKQVVQLTDEEEQGIRRCLETLRMAITPYYASLMDEVDPTCPIRRQAVPVARELNMAVTDMADPLAEDVDSPVPGLTHRYPDRVLLLVTDQCSMYCRHCTRRRLAGATDKAMPGERVEQALEYIKNTPQVRDVLISGGDGLLISDAHLENIIQRLRKIEHVEVIRIGTRVPVVMPQRITPELVAMLRKYHPIWINTHFNHPKELTPEARGALARLADAGIPLGNQSVLLRGVNDCVGVMKALVHGLVRNRVRPYYIYQCDLSKGIEHFRTSVSKGIEIIEGLRGHTSGYAVPTYVVDAPGGGGKIPVMPQYLISQSPERVVLRNYEGVVATYAQPSHYQSPDCSDCEYCTPRLGVSGLLAGEGVSLEPAELERGKRRK, from the coding sequence ATGCGAACTTACCAAGAAATTCCCCTTTACAGCGGAGTCAGTGAGGAGCAGTGGCACGATTGGCATTGGCAGCTTCAGAATCGTATTACAGATGTTGAAACGCTTAAACAGGTCGTTCAACTTACAGATGAAGAAGAGCAGGGAATCCGCCGGTGTCTTGAAACTTTGCGGATGGCAATCACACCCTATTACGCCAGTTTGATGGATGAGGTCGATCCCACCTGTCCAATTCGCCGGCAGGCTGTGCCGGTGGCCAGGGAATTAAACATGGCTGTTACTGATATGGCTGACCCTCTGGCGGAAGATGTTGATTCACCGGTCCCGGGACTGACCCATCGCTATCCGGACAGGGTGTTGTTGCTGGTCACAGATCAATGTTCGATGTACTGTCGACATTGTACGCGCCGCCGATTGGCAGGCGCCACCGATAAAGCGATGCCGGGAGAAAGGGTGGAGCAGGCGCTGGAATATATTAAAAACACGCCACAGGTCCGCGACGTACTGATTTCCGGCGGCGACGGTCTTTTGATTTCCGATGCGCATTTAGAAAATATTATACAGCGGCTACGGAAAATTGAGCATGTGGAGGTAATCCGGATTGGCACCAGAGTGCCTGTGGTAATGCCGCAGCGAATAACACCGGAGTTAGTCGCTATGCTCAGGAAGTATCATCCGATTTGGATTAATACCCATTTCAATCATCCCAAGGAGTTAACACCGGAAGCCCGCGGCGCCCTGGCCAGGTTGGCAGATGCCGGCATTCCATTGGGCAATCAATCGGTGTTGCTGCGGGGGGTCAATGATTGTGTAGGCGTGATGAAGGCATTGGTGCACGGGCTGGTCAGAAACCGGGTGCGTCCTTACTATATATATCAATGTGACCTTTCCAAAGGGATAGAGCATTTCCGGACCAGTGTCAGCAAGGGTATTGAAATTATCGAAGGGCTGCGGGGGCACACTTCCGGTTACGCGGTTCCCACCTATGTGGTGGATGCCCCTGGTGGCGGCGGCAAGATTCCGGTTATGCCCCAGTATCTGATATCTCAATCTCCGGAGCGGGTGGTCTTGCGCAACTACGAGGGCGTCGTCGCCACCTATGCCCAGCCCTCGCACTACCAGTCACCGGATTGCAGCGATTGTGAGTACTGTACGCCCAGGCTGGGAGTCTCCGGATTGCTAGCTGGTGAGGGCGTCAGCCTGGAGCCCGCGGAATTGGAGCGCGGGAAACGGCGCAAGTGA
- a CDS encoding D-lysine 5,6-aminomutase subunit alpha, which translates to MLKLELDPTVVERCRDAAQRITADVRDFIEPRTTTAVERTVLRLFGINEAAGDVPLANLLVEDLEAAGQLGMGSAYWLANACKHTKLSPQEVARQVAAGELDWLRLPQTPPSELRPVMKELAGPALEQITSARRHRETKLKELGTGPKPLLYVIVATGDIYQDVVQAKSAVEQGADIVAVIRTTGQSLLDYVPDGATREGFGGTWATQENFRIMRAALDEAGDKAGRYVLLVNYCSGLCMPEIAALGALERLDMMLNDALYGILFRDINMQRTLIDQHFSRVINGFAGIIINTGEDNYLTTADAIEEAHTVTASQFINEQLALAAGLAPWQMGLGHAFEINPDCEDGFLLELAHALLARELFPEAPLKYMPPTKHMTGDIFKGYGQNSMFNLASVLTGQGIHLLGMLTEAIHTPYMQDRYLALDGARYIMNNARGLGSELQIKPGGIIETRARDVLERAMLMLEEVAGIGLFAALERGMFADVQRPRDGGKGLKGVVLKAEGYQNPFLTLMNNQGVK; encoded by the coding sequence ATTTTGAAACTTGAACTGGATCCAACAGTGGTGGAGCGTTGTCGCGACGCTGCCCAGCGGATTACTGCTGATGTCAGGGATTTTATTGAACCCAGGACCACTACAGCCGTGGAACGCACGGTCTTACGATTGTTTGGGATTAACGAGGCCGCCGGTGACGTCCCGCTCGCCAACCTGCTGGTGGAGGATTTGGAGGCAGCCGGGCAATTGGGAATGGGGTCCGCATATTGGTTGGCAAATGCCTGTAAGCACACGAAACTGTCACCCCAGGAGGTGGCCCGGCAGGTTGCCGCCGGCGAACTTGACTGGCTGCGCTTGCCCCAGACGCCGCCTTCCGAGCTGCGGCCGGTGATGAAGGAGCTTGCTGGACCGGCGTTAGAGCAGATAACATCTGCCCGCCGGCACAGGGAGACAAAGTTAAAAGAACTTGGCACTGGGCCCAAGCCCTTACTATATGTGATAGTGGCCACAGGCGACATATATCAGGACGTGGTTCAAGCCAAGAGCGCTGTTGAACAGGGAGCCGATATTGTGGCCGTTATCCGTACCACTGGGCAAAGCCTTCTGGATTATGTGCCCGACGGCGCCACCAGGGAAGGGTTTGGCGGCACTTGGGCAACCCAGGAGAATTTCCGGATAATGCGGGCTGCCCTCGATGAGGCGGGGGATAAGGCAGGGCGCTATGTACTGCTGGTTAATTACTGTTCGGGCCTGTGTATGCCGGAGATTGCAGCCCTGGGCGCTTTGGAGCGCTTGGATATGATGCTAAACGACGCCCTCTACGGTATTTTGTTCCGGGATATAAATATGCAACGGACCCTGATTGACCAACATTTTTCCCGGGTGATAAACGGCTTTGCCGGGATAATAATCAATACCGGTGAGGATAATTATCTGACAACCGCGGATGCAATCGAAGAGGCCCATACTGTCACAGCGTCTCAGTTTATCAATGAGCAGTTGGCGTTGGCGGCAGGCCTTGCACCCTGGCAGATGGGTTTGGGGCATGCTTTCGAGATTAACCCGGACTGCGAGGACGGCTTTTTACTGGAACTTGCCCATGCCCTGCTGGCCCGGGAACTGTTTCCGGAGGCGCCCTTGAAATATATGCCGCCCACCAAGCACATGACTGGCGATATTTTTAAAGGCTATGGCCAAAACTCGATGTTCAATCTGGCGTCCGTATTAACAGGGCAGGGCATCCACCTCCTTGGCATGCTCACCGAAGCAATTCATACTCCCTACATGCAAGATCGCTATTTGGCTCTGGACGGCGCCCGCTATATAATGAACAACGCTCGCGGTCTTGGGTCCGAGTTGCAGATTAAGCCGGGGGGGATAATTGAGACCAGAGCCCGGGATGTCCTGGAACGGGCAATGCTGATGCTGGAGGAAGTGGCTGGTATCGGGTTATTTGCAGCTTTAGAGCGGGGTATGTTCGCCGATGTGCAACGCCCCCGGGATGGCGGCAAGGGCTTGAAGGGTGTAGTGCTTAAGGCGGAAGGGTATCAAAATCCGTTTTTAACCCTAATGAATAACCAGGGGGTGAAGTAA
- a CDS encoding CTP synthase, with the protein MAKYIFVTGGVVSSLGKGITAASLGRLLKARGLRVIIQKFDPYINVDPGTMSPYQHGEVFVTDDGAETDLDLGHYERFIDVNLSKTSNITTGKVYWSVIQKERRGDYLGNTVQVIPHITNEIKHQIQRAGTEKNADVVITEIGGTVGDIESLPFLEAIRQLRSDIGRDSVMYIHVTLIPWLDKSGELKTKPTQHSVKELRSIGIQPNVIVCRTHLPLTDDIKAKIALFCDIDKEGVIENTDVNHIYDVPLMLEKQGMADIVCRQLQIPAVQPDLSEWTRLVERARNRKTVTRIALVGKYVALHDAYLSVAEALCHGGIANGTEIDIKWVHSEDLETQPPEELLGDVQGVIVPGGFGDRGIEGKINACRFARTKGIPLFGICLGMQCMVMEYARSVAGLVDAHSSEFSQTRHPVIALMEEQAQIEEKGGTMRLGLYPCKTKSDSLLRQIYGAEIIYERHRHRYEFNNQYAELLTSHGLILSGLSPDESLVEVVETANHPWYLGSQFHPEFKSRPNRPHPLFVSFVAACASLPRQ; encoded by the coding sequence GTGGCCAAGTACATATTTGTTACCGGCGGTGTTGTTTCATCATTGGGTAAGGGTATAACCGCGGCCTCATTAGGTCGGTTGCTTAAAGCCCGGGGGCTCCGGGTAATTATACAAAAGTTTGATCCCTATATTAATGTAGATCCAGGCACCATGAGTCCCTATCAGCATGGTGAGGTTTTTGTGACCGATGATGGTGCGGAGACCGACCTGGATCTTGGACATTATGAGCGCTTTATCGACGTCAACCTCTCCAAGACCAGCAATATAACAACCGGCAAAGTTTACTGGTCGGTGATTCAAAAAGAACGCCGGGGCGATTATTTGGGGAATACGGTCCAGGTTATACCCCATATCACTAATGAAATCAAGCATCAGATCCAGCGTGCGGGTACGGAGAAAAACGCTGATGTGGTCATAACCGAAATTGGCGGCACCGTCGGCGATATCGAAAGCCTGCCCTTCTTAGAGGCAATCCGACAGCTTCGCAGCGATATCGGGCGTGATTCAGTTATGTACATCCATGTAACCTTAATACCCTGGTTGGATAAGTCGGGCGAACTAAAGACAAAGCCCACACAGCACAGTGTTAAGGAGTTGCGCAGCATCGGGATTCAGCCCAATGTTATCGTTTGCCGCACCCACTTGCCGCTTACTGATGATATTAAGGCGAAGATAGCCTTGTTCTGTGATATCGATAAAGAAGGCGTGATTGAAAATACCGATGTGAACCATATATATGACGTGCCCCTGATGCTGGAAAAGCAAGGAATGGCTGATATTGTTTGCAGACAGCTGCAAATTCCGGCTGTCCAGCCGGATTTATCTGAGTGGACTCGACTGGTAGAAAGGGCAAGGAACCGCAAGACGGTGACCCGAATCGCTTTGGTGGGTAAATATGTGGCCCTGCATGATGCTTATTTGAGTGTGGCCGAGGCCTTGTGTCATGGTGGAATCGCTAATGGCACCGAGATAGATATTAAGTGGGTGCATTCCGAGGATTTGGAAACCCAGCCGCCGGAAGAATTGCTGGGTGATGTCCAGGGGGTGATTGTGCCCGGCGGGTTTGGAGACCGGGGCATCGAGGGCAAGATAAATGCCTGCCGGTTTGCTAGAACCAAAGGGATCCCGCTATTTGGTATCTGCCTGGGGATGCAGTGTATGGTTATGGAATATGCCCGCTCTGTGGCCGGTTTAGTTGATGCCCACAGCAGTGAATTTTCTCAAACCCGGCACCCGGTTATCGCCCTCATGGAAGAGCAAGCGCAGATTGAGGAAAAGGGCGGTACAATGCGTTTAGGCCTCTACCCGTGTAAAACCAAATCAGACAGTCTGCTTCGCCAGATTTACGGAGCAGAGATTATCTATGAACGGCATCGCCACCGTTACGAGTTTAACAACCAATATGCCGAACTGTTGACCAGCCACGGTCTTATTCTCAGTGGCTTGTCGCCGGATGAGTCCTTGGTGGAGGTGGTTGAAACAGCTAACCATCCCTGGTATCTTGGCAGTCAGTTTCATCCCGAGTTTAAATCACGCCCCAACCGACCGCATCCGCTCTTTGTGAGTTTTGTCGCCGCCTGTGCTTCCCTGCCCAGACAATAA
- a CDS encoding response regulator: MVARKHVLIADDQQGVRRLLMELLGVDRFHYSEAATGQEVLEVIRAGEVSLVLLDLKMPRMDGVEALKAILELPAPPPVVMITAQGQKDLGQRLINMGAAAFLEKPFDVGHLHAVVDKFTGSGNGDNS; this comes from the coding sequence ATGGTTGCCAGGAAACATGTCTTGATTGCTGATGATCAGCAGGGCGTCAGACGCTTGTTGATGGAGCTTTTGGGAGTTGACAGGTTTCACTATTCCGAGGCCGCCACCGGTCAGGAAGTCTTGGAGGTTATCCGAGCCGGAGAGGTTAGCTTAGTGCTGCTGGACCTGAAAATGCCGAGGATGGACGGCGTTGAAGCCCTCAAGGCAATCCTTGAGCTTCCCGCTCCGCCGCCGGTAGTTATGATTACGGCCCAGGGTCAGAAGGACCTTGGGCAACGATTAATTAATATGGGTGCCGCAGCCTTTCTGGAGAAACCATTTGATGTGGGACATTTGCATGCAGTTGTGGATAAATTCACCGGCTCAGGAAATGGTGATAACTCCTAG
- a CDS encoding 3-aminobutyryl-CoA ammonia lyase — protein MEFTLRVRMSNADAHYAGNLVAGAKILALFGDAATGLLVQRDGDEGLFVAYDLVEFKAPVYAGDFIEVTARLSREGRTSRGLEFEAYKILASRPDVAESAVDTLNEPVLVARAVGTCVVPRERQRKEV, from the coding sequence ATGGAATTTACACTGAGGGTGCGAATGAGCAATGCCGACGCCCATTACGCCGGAAATCTGGTGGCAGGCGCCAAAATATTGGCCTTGTTTGGCGATGCAGCTACCGGACTTCTAGTGCAGCGGGACGGCGATGAAGGACTTTTTGTAGCTTATGACCTGGTAGAGTTTAAAGCGCCGGTGTATGCCGGTGATTTTATTGAAGTTACTGCCCGGCTCTCTAGAGAGGGAAGAACCAGTCGCGGTCTGGAATTTGAGGCATATAAGATTTTAGCATCCCGCCCGGACGTGGCGGAGTCGGCTGTGGATACGCTGAACGAGCCGGTTTTGGTGGCTCGGGCTGTCGGGACGTGCGTTGTTCCCCGGGAACGTCAGAGGAAGGAGGTTTGA
- a CDS encoding 3-keto-5-aminohexanoate cleavage protein, which produces MSKLIITAALTGAEATRADNPAVPYTPEEIAADAYACWQAGASIVHIHARHSDGTPTQDGDTYEQIIKAIREKCDVIIQVSTGGAVGMSPRERLQPVYRGPDMATLSTGTVNFADDVFMNTPTDIEAFAKAIKAQGVKPEVEVFDAGMINNALGLVKKGLLSMPLHFDFVLGVPGALPGTPESLMFLRSQIPRDCTWTVAGIGRAELPLGAMSIAMGGHVRVGLEDNIYYRKGELATGNRQLVERMVRIARELEREVATPEETRAILNIGRN; this is translated from the coding sequence ATGAGCAAGCTGATTATCACTGCCGCTCTGACCGGCGCTGAGGCCACCAGGGCCGATAATCCTGCTGTTCCTTATACCCCGGAGGAAATTGCCGCTGACGCTTACGCTTGCTGGCAGGCAGGCGCAAGCATAGTGCACATTCATGCCAGGCACTCTGATGGCACCCCTACCCAAGATGGGGATACATACGAACAGATAATCAAAGCGATACGGGAAAAATGTGATGTAATTATTCAAGTCTCAACCGGTGGCGCGGTCGGCATGTCCCCCCGCGAACGTCTTCAACCAGTTTATCGGGGACCAGATATGGCGACCCTTTCAACAGGCACAGTTAATTTCGCAGATGATGTGTTTATGAATACACCTACAGATATCGAGGCCTTTGCCAAGGCAATAAAAGCGCAGGGCGTTAAACCGGAAGTGGAAGTCTTTGATGCAGGCATGATCAACAACGCTTTGGGTTTAGTAAAAAAAGGTCTGTTGAGCATGCCGCTGCATTTCGATTTTGTTCTGGGGGTTCCCGGAGCATTGCCCGGAACACCTGAGAGCTTGATGTTTCTTCGCAGCCAGATTCCAAGAGATTGTACATGGACTGTGGCCGGAATCGGGCGGGCTGAATTGCCCCTCGGGGCAATGTCAATTGCCATGGGTGGGCATGTGCGCGTAGGACTGGAAGACAATATATATTACCGCAAGGGAGAACTGGCCACCGGTAACCGTCAATTGGTGGAGCGCATGGTGAGAATAGCCCGGGAGCTGGAGCGGGAAGTGGCTACTCCGGAAGAGACCAGGGCAATACTAAATATAGGGAGGAACTGA
- a CDS encoding class II fructose-1,6-bisphosphate aldolase codes for MSLVPLSTLVQAARKGSYAVGAFNTNNLEIVQGIVEAANELESPVILQASQGAIKYAGLEYIVAMVRAAAEQVNVPVALHLDHGTSFEQAVRCMRAGFSSVMFDGSKYPLAENISRTREVAKVAAAAGVSIEAELGKIGGTEDDITVDEADALMTVPEEARQFVAETGVDALAVAIGTAHGPYKGEPRLDFERLEAIRNLVDVPLVLHGASGVPESAIRRAIELGICKINIDTDLRQAFTRAVAGVLAEKPDEYDPRKLLGPAREELKSVVKEKIQLFGSAGKAR; via the coding sequence TTGAGTTTGGTACCTTTATCAACATTAGTGCAGGCGGCCCGCAAAGGCAGTTATGCTGTCGGCGCCTTTAACACCAATAATTTGGAGATTGTCCAGGGCATTGTGGAGGCCGCCAATGAGTTGGAGTCTCCAGTTATTTTGCAGGCAAGCCAAGGGGCAATCAAGTATGCTGGTTTGGAGTACATTGTCGCCATGGTGCGCGCAGCCGCGGAACAGGTAAATGTCCCTGTTGCCCTGCACCTTGACCACGGCACCAGCTTTGAGCAGGCTGTCCGCTGTATGCGGGCTGGCTTCTCTTCGGTAATGTTTGATGGTTCCAAATACCCGTTGGCTGAGAATATCAGCCGGACCCGGGAGGTTGCCAAAGTTGCCGCCGCAGCTGGGGTTTCGATTGAAGCGGAGCTGGGCAAGATTGGTGGCACAGAGGACGATATTACCGTTGATGAAGCTGATGCCCTGATGACTGTGCCAGAAGAAGCCAGGCAGTTCGTGGCCGAAACCGGGGTTGACGCCTTGGCTGTGGCGATTGGCACTGCTCATGGTCCGTATAAAGGTGAACCACGATTGGATTTTGAGCGCCTGGAAGCAATTCGCAACCTGGTGGATGTTCCCTTGGTGCTGCACGGTGCATCTGGGGTGCCCGAGTCGGCTATCCGGCGGGCAATTGAGCTGGGAATTTGCAAAATAAATATCGACACCGATTTGCGTCAGGCGTTTACCCGGGCGGTTGCAGGTGTTTTGGCAGAAAAGCCCGACGAATATGATCCGCGTAAGTTGCTCGGACCCGCCCGTGAAGAATTGAAGTCGGTAGTAAAAGAAAAAATTCAGTTGTTCGGCAGCGCCGGCAAAGCCCGTTAG